The Coffea arabica cultivar ET-39 chromosome 10e, Coffea Arabica ET-39 HiFi, whole genome shotgun sequence region tcgattttcgttctattctgagtggattcagatcttggccaaaacatcaaagttttagccttatgtttcagctttctaacgcctctggaatttcttgatttcaatttctgagccgtgagttacggccttgcaaacagggcctgtttggtaaaccgcaatgaaacagctggcactgtttcgtgcatttttgacctatacctattgagatctgggttgagatacctaaattaaagttgtagctcttccttttagcttcgaaacggtgtctcacccaccttgatccgacactcctagcctaacttttgaccaaaacggtttgagatggcagatctggccgtcccgtttgccgtttccgcactggcgcgtgccaattttgccgttttgcttgttttaagtacgttagtggccgtttgtgatatattatgacacaatcttctatttcagacagtggtgagctaggcggagccggtggggcccactactagcgaacacgcgcgaagcgattttgctttagtactacttttgtattttgggtaagtattcaggccagtttggtgtgttttctttgctatgtgtttgagatatgtgaaaagggcacttaggcgagggtgtactttatcgcactcgacctaaaccctaatttgaatgtataattgtatttggcatatgtatatgaaccttttggaaccaaaacccttgagcttgtggctcggggcgactttcgaataaagtttgtgaagtttgcaaagtttgtgattttgaataattttgtgaagtttgtgagtttggggcgaactcttgacctggttggactattcgagccggttagggcttggtcgaaatcagtccaacttagtctgaggtcaccaagtttgtaggttcatgttatgaaccaattttgtgaatccggttcaccgagaaggtgaccaagtttgtgacccgagcttgtgactcaagctcaagtttgtgatttcgttcgcccgggcaagtttgtgaggtgactggccagtgagggtgataaggtgtcggtgggtgtacaagtgaagttctacggactattatttgcggtcgacggagtgtcggcaggagatcatgcatggcacatgaattggctttggagccacccgtatccttattatatgatgttgttcttttctgcttttgctttactcttattgtgtaattgttgctacatgagtttacgctttcgcccctgtttacttactaagcatatagcttaccccattccttttgttttccttagcaggggtcgacgcggggacttttggctcgtatactagtatagttagtttggcttgtaatagttgaacagttaggatgtttgtttttgttttggtggtttgactcgatacttttggagaatggaattataactcttttgggattgtatatattgtatttagagctctttcgaactttaagttttgagtcctggcgcgagctaggcaggcggcccgccgatacccttgggttcgcccttgggagaagtggggtcgtcacattatatacgttgtgtttttttttgtttttctgaaCTACTTTATGTTGAATTACTCTTAAGCAAAACTCTCtgaaataataaatatagaTATGGAATTATATTATGATTGTGACTGCACTACTCTTCTTTTCAGATTGCCGGATTGTCATATGTTGTTATAACTTAGTATGCAAGCATATgcgtgattgaaaaatatgttcaaaatattattattttcaaaaattaaattgcaACTGCCCTCATATAGCTCTTTCCAATTAGACTCTCAAATTGACGTCAAAAATAGTAGAGCAAAAATGTAACTCTCAAAATGTAGattgtgtgtttggatagaaatTATTcgtcaaaaaattatttttttacatcataaatacattttcaacacacgtttttatcattttaattattttcttatcttacatatatcaccttgaaaaaaataatatattaattatttcaaataatctcctatctaaATGCAGTAGTATCAAGAGAACACCACCACCTATGCAATAATCGTGCGAAAAACTttttttgtgcaaccaaacaggCCCCTATTTgccttgaaaaatgaaaaaaaaaaaaaaaaaaaaaaaagagtcagaGGACAAAATGGCAAAGCAAGGAAAGGTCGGGGAAAAGAATAGGAAAATCTAAAAAGACTTCAAACCTCCACACGGAAAGAGGATCCGTGGCAAAACCGTTATACAATGGATGTCTAGGGGTAGTAATGCAAATAGCCCTCGAAACTCGTGGACCCACGCGCTACTCGCTCACTCTCCATCGTTAGCCCATGCACCATGGGGATGTACCTCGAAATCAACAACGTGACAAACCTTAACGtaaacccaacaacacacaaaCCCACACCTTGCACACTAATTTCCACATCCCTCATCCCTTCTTCACTTTCACTCTTGCTTTCTCAGCACCCTCTCTCATCTTGTCAGAAACTAATCAATTAATACTACTAAATCTGATCTGATATACGTATTTAAAGCCTTTCTTAAATTCTCATCAACAACGTTCCAAGgcttcaaacttttgaaatacTAGCTAGTTATAAAAGAATCCCACTGACACTAACATGGTCACGTCATGTTAGCAGTACTTGTAATTTCGTCCCCAAATTTGtcttctacaactttcatgttttgcttctAGTATGGGAGTGTAGGTGTCGGTGCCGTTCTGATTCTTGAAATCAAGGAAGACTGTAAATTTTTTTCAGAAGTAGAGGAAGGAGTGTTATAAGGgacaagttttgattttttgacgAGTTTGAGTAGCTTGGGAAGTGGAAAAGGTTGATAAGAGAGTAGCAGAGAAAATAAAGATGGGGGAAACGGGAAACCATAACCACCAGCCACCGCCACGCCAGCCACCGCCGGGGCCGGTACCACCTCTCGGTGCAGCCAGAGGCCCTCTTTATCCTCCTGCAGAACAACTTCTTCAGCTTCATTACTGCATCCATTCTAACCCGTCTTGGCGTCAGTCTTTTCTTCTCTGTCTTTCTCTATACCAACTGCTAGCTTGTGATATCTTTCTCGTTTCTTGTTATATGTATGATATCTAATCTATCGTATTGCTCTAACTTGGGTAGTTAAAATATTTGATTTTTGCATCAGTAAAGGGTCCAGTGTTTGGATTTTACTtgtatccaacatgcaacacttTGGTGCTTTTAATGTTTCTTCCTTAATTTATAGAATGGAACGACGATTTATAATGCCTACTACAAAGTCTGCATTTTCCCCCCATTTCTTGATAGTATGCCTCCTGATCGTGTAAGCAAGAATTCATTGATGATAAAGTAGATTTATAAGTCGGACTGTGGAGATTCCCCACTGCACCACTCGCTTGCCTTTCTGGTTTTCGCAAGTTCATGCCCTGTATGTGATTTTCATTTTCCCTAATCTTGAGCTTTTCGATTAAAGCTAATTTGGGCTCTGTTGTTTTCATAATTTTGCAGATCAAACTGTCCTCTTGGCCTTTCAGCACTACATTGTTATGCTCGGAACTGCAGTTATGATTGCTACAGTTCTCGTGCCAAGAATGGGCGGAGGCCATGTAaggttttttcatttttatctgaATGAGGACGCCTAGTTAAGAGAAGATAGTTTCTGAATTATTAAACTCCTGAATTTGTTATTGTATGAACAGGGTGACAAAGCCCGAGTGATCCAGTCTATGCTTTTCATGTCTGGGATAAATACGCTTTTGCAAACTTTATTTGGTTCAAGACTTCCTACAGTAATGGGTCCATCTTATGCCTACTTTATATCAGTCCTGTTGGCCATCAATGATTTCAATGATAGTAACTTCACCACCGAGCATGAGGTACCTGAACTCACTCTAGAGAGTAAATAGTGCAGGAAAACGATCTACTTTAGCTGTTTGTAACCTATTTTTAACGTTTGAAGCATTCTATATAGACAACGTTAAGAAAGGCAGCTGACAGTTGTGAGTGTTTTTATTGGCAATGCTATGCTTTTCTTAACCTGATATCTGTGTGTGACAGTCATTTGTGACTTTTGTTTTACTCGTAATTTAGCGATTCCCTACAGTTTGTTATTCCATAGAATGCTTTAGGAAATCACCTTCAAGTCTGGCATTACCTGTTCTTCAGCTATTGCAAAATTTTAACAAGAAACTTTCCATGCTAGCAGTTTAATTTTGGAAAGTATCCAATATGAAAGGTAATATCCCACTCCCTGTTCAAAGGTCCCCCAACTTCAAGCAACAACATTCGAATGGGCAAAGGACCCAAACAAGTGCTCAACCTCGTATAACAGCATATATATAACATTACTTTTGTGGTCTTTTGGTTCTTGTCGATGGGGGAGAGGAGGTATGCTTTGCGTCCAATATAAGGTTTTAACCTGCTGATTCTAGTCATGAACGTAGTTTTAAATGGGGTAGCATGGGTGAAGGTTGGTTAATAGGAGCCCTCTATAGGGAATTAATTTCACTTCACCATTCAAGCTCTTGCAAAGTTTCATGCAGCCAAACCAACTAAGTTTTGTTCACGCTACATCATTAGTCCTCTATTTGCTACTTATGCTTAGTGGAAGCCTGATATGAGCTTAGTCATATTATCTGATTGCTGCTACTCCATACATACTCTCACAGTGAAGGTTTCATTTAGATAATCAGGGTATAAAACGCAGTAAAAAGGGATCCTTCGTATAGATTTAATTGAACATGTTCATGTCATTAGAATCTACTCCTTTTTCACTTTTCTAATTTGGGTGCTTGTAGAGATTTACACACATTATGAGAGCTGTTCAAGGGTCACTAATAGTATCGTCAATTCTCAATATTATCATTGGATATGGCAAGGCATGGGGAAACCTTACTAGGTACAAAACTGTGGTCTAATCTAtcttctgttttttattttgttgttttctcTTCGTTTTCCCCCTTACTACCACCTCACTCAACGGCAGGCATCCAGGGGAAAATCTTAATGCACTCTAATTTGATGTAGGTTTTTCAGCCCTCTCGTTTTAGTGCCAGTGGTATGTGTGGTTGGTCTGGGTTTGTTTGCTAGGGGCTTCCCACAGGTATGTATCCTTGAACTTTTTCTGGAGCTTGTTTCAATTCCTATATGATGGTTAGAatgaagatttcatggtttttgTACACTGGTTGGATGTTTCTACAGCTTGGAAACTGTGTGGAGATAGGGCTGCCCATGTTAATTTTGCTAGTTATCAGCCAGCAGGTAAGATAGTGTTCATTTGACTTTTTGCATGGGTGACCATCACAAGGTTGGACTCTAATTTGTATAGTTTGACTGTAGTATCTACAACACATCCATCCAAAAACCCGTCCAATTCTTGAGAGGTTTGCATTGCTGTTGTGTGTTGGAATTATTTGGGCTTTTGCTGCTATTCTTACCGTGGCTGGTGCTTACAAGAATGTTCGGGATCAGACCAAGATGAGTTGCCGCACAGACAGATCTTTCCTGATGTCATCTGCTCCTTGGTATGCTAAAATATGTGGTTCTTTTTTCCAATTCAAGCTTCATATGATTGAATCATGGTGTTTCTCTAACGCAGGATAAAGATTCCCTACCCTTTCCAGTGGGGAACCCCTATATTTAGAGCAAGCCATGTTTTTGGGATGATGGGGGCTGCACTTGTTTCATCAGCAGAGGTATTACTTCTACGAATTTGATTTACCAAGGGACATCAAATGCTTTTCCTTGGATTTGGTGCCCTTTgttttctctctcttatttttctGATTGTTGTTCAAGGATATTAGAACAATAATCTTTGAAAGTTATTTATCCTTTAATTTTTTGGTGGGGAATGGTGGTTGTGAGTTGGTGGGCTGTTGAAATGATAAATGTTCAGGGATTAAGTTTTACAAGGGGTAATTTGTTGCTTTAACTATTTGCGTTGTACTGATGTTAGATTTCATTGTGCAGTCCACTGGAGCATTTTATGCAGCAGCGCGACTTGCAGGTGCCACACCACCCCCTTCACATGTAGTGAGCCGGAGCATTGGCTTGCAGGTTATAGTGCAATCAAGAGGCTTTGATCTCAATTGCTAATCGTCTACTATAGTATCGTCTCTTTTTAAGTATTACAATTAAAAATGTTTATACAACTAGAAAAGAAACTTATATGGTGTATTCTTCGTGTTCGCAGGGCATAGGCCAACTACTTGATGGCATATTTGGTTCTTTGGTTGGTTCAACTGTATCTGTGTAAGGAATTATGCCTCTTGGTGAAGATGAATTGCAGTTTCTGAATATTTCAATATTTAGTAGGCACATTTATTTCAATCTCTATGAGAAACATAATGCTAGGTGCATACTAAGTGTTACTGGCATGTGCACAAGTAGGTATGGTTGAATGGTTAGATGCAGGATACATTtggcatttctttttctttgaatGGGCACTTGAATCTGTGATGTGATGGAAATGCGGGGTTTACTTGTATCCTTTTTGGCTTTTGAGCACTTATCTAGTTCTACAAAGCATGTATGGTACTTGCTGTGACTGTCTATACTGTCTTGAAAGCAAGGAATTTAGCTGGGTTTCAGTCAAAGCAATTTTCTGTTGTGGGGATTTTAGAGTCTTTAATCAGAAGAATGCAGTGTATACTGCTCTCCTCTTACCTAGTAATCTGGAGAACTGGAATTTAGTAGTTGAATGGGGGGCTTCCTATGCGATGTCTATTATAGTACTGACCATGTTAGTCTAGGAGATtttatggtatactcgagtaaatCTCCTGTAcgaactttttttttctgatcTTAATAAAATTTCTAATTATTGTGCAGGAAAAAAAACCACTTATCCAGTTTTGTTAGAGTAGGGGTTGGAGGGGTTTCTAAATATTCTCTTCTGATTGGCTTCCCGTTGTTTAGTGTCACTTGATCTTTTGTCTGGATTAAATGCAGTGAGAATGTTGGTCTTCTTGGGCTTACACGTGTAGGGAGCAGAAGGGTGGTCGAGATATCAAGTGGTTTCAtgatatttttctcaatatttGGTTTGGATATTTACCCAACACTTTTCCTTTTATCCATATTACAGGTCCAAGAATAATTTTCCCCTAATGCGGCATTTTGTTGTTTGTAATTTTGTGGCGACAAATTTTTTTCAGGAAAATTTGGAGCTTTCTTTGCATCTATCCCCTTGCCAATATTTGCTGCCATATACTGCGTGTTATATGCTATTGTTGGTGAGTGATGCTTCATTGGTTTTGAGCCTCTTCAACGTCTTTTTAAGGCGTCTTTTTAAGGCGTCAATGTTATAACAGTATTTAATTCCCCCTTTTCATGCAGCTGCCACTGGGATATCGTTCATTCAATTTGCAAACCCAAACTCCATGCGCAACATCTATATTTTAGGCCTCTCCTTGTTCCTAGGGATATCAATACCGCAGTACTTCGTCATGAATACGGATATGGCTGGCCATGGGCCTGCTAAAACTGGTGCTGGATGGGTACGTACGAATATGCTATGCTGATCTCGTCTCCTTCACTCAACTCTCGcacttttttttgctttttgataTGATTATTGTCTTCCATGTATGGCTGTAGATGACATAGGTAGTTTTGATCAAGAAGATGCTTTTATGCGGAAATTTCAACTAAATTCGGTATAAaacaataagaatcaagagttCCGTAGTTAAACAGATAAAGGTAACTCCAAGCTCTATTGTGCTGAATTATCCAGGGTTTACACTTTTAGCTGAGTAAGACTTTTTATGTAATCAATCCTGGTATGCAAGTTCCTGTTGTGAACGTACAAAGCGCCTGATTTGATATTTTTGACACGCTGATAAAACAATCTGCTATAATCTCTTTCATTGAGCTTGTCTAAGATTGCAATTATTGGATGTTGGCTGCTGGGCTGATgagtttcattttctttggtgCTTACAGTTCAATAACATATTAAATACAACATTCTCCTCGCCTCCTACCGTCGCAATCATAGTCGGAACCCTTCTAGATAACACTCTAGAAGCGGGGCGCGCTCGAGATGAAAGAGGATTGCCTTGGCTTGTACCCTTCCAGAGGCGAAAAGGAGATAGCAGAAATGAGGAGTTTTACAATTACCCTCTTATAATCAACGATTACATCCCGACTAGATTTCTGTGAAGAAGACGCATTAATAAATTATTGTACATCTGTGGCTTGTGTTGAAATCACACACGTTTCAAAAGTGTGTATGAAAGGGGCCTGTTTTtttctcttccatttttctGATCAGGAAGAAAATTGGTCAGCAGTCAGTATTGAATACTACACTAACCACAAGCCTTTTATTATGATTGGCATATTTGGACCATATTATTTGCACGAGGGAATCATGCATGACTGGACAGATTTGACCTAGGTGTTCTCCACATACTTCATTGACTGATGATGTCGACTTCCGTTCCGTTCCGTTCATTATCGGATGTCTGTCTTCACGTTCTAAGATGAGCAAGCAGCAAAAGCAAGTCCGGAATTTCGGCAGCCAGTTAAGGTCATTTTGATCCTTCTGAAAGGAGCGTCTGTGTGTGTGAGGTCATTTTGACTGAAAGATGGAACTTTTTAAAAAGGATGTTGAATATAAGCATCGAGCGTTATTTTGACTTGAAGAAGATGTAAAGTGCGTCATACttgaattatatatatatagttttattTCGAAATTGTCCTTTTGTTGGGTTTTGATAAACTAATTTGAAATTcctaaatgtttgaaaatttatCAATTTGCTTTTTAACGGAAAATTATAAGTTTTTTATTGAGGTTGGGAGATcctcaaagaaaatttattcTACATTTTCGACAAAAGATGTTAAAACCTTACGACTTATGATTAATTTACAAAACGCATAATAAAAGTCATCCATAATAGTAtataaatgaaataatttttttttgcatcttcagagcatttcaaattaatttttttagccATCTCAAATaagttataaatataaatttaaacacttttccatcttttttaatttacaatccatcgatatggataaaaaaaaaatgaaaatgctaaataatttataaaatttctTAAATTCCAGCTTGCATATCAAAAAATTAAGGTGGACCCaacattaaagttttaaaaCCATAATCTATCCCCTCAATTGCGACACTTTAGTAGAGAGAAGAAATCTGACATTCGGCCAAAATAATCGACCTCCTATTATAATATCAAATAATTGAACCATAAAGGggacaaaaaattttctttttctaatttgaaaatattttttaatatttacaaATTTTTTGCTTATGGTTGCGGTTGCCATATTTTGTTCCATCGCATTTACATCTTCATACTTTTGTCTTTTGTTTTTAGCTTTTTATtaatatatttgtttattttgcAATAGTGAGGAAATCGAAAGGCAATAATGTTGGAAAGAAACTATAATGTTCTCttttcttaaaatgagcgaTTCTTTTAATAGCATATCTTGAATTGGGTTTAAAatgttacaaaaatttaaaaataagagAGCTAAGTAATATTTTTGAAACCTCAAACATCTCCTAGGTGATATGTTGCTCGAAATCTCTAGGTATCCTTCTGTAATTATCCCTCGTATAAAACAAAACAGATTGGAAAATCGTCTGAATTGACAGCGTGTTAGCTGCCGGACAAAAGGGTCCACGCGTTTTATCTTACGCACTCGTTCATGAATCGTTCCACAAACAATCACGAAGTTGTTAGGTCGATGATGAGAGCTGAGAAGCCCTTACTTCAAGAGCAGCATTCTCGAAAGGGATAGCACTCTCTGTAGTCTGTATCAAGTACCTACGGGACTAGAATTTTCATGGATTTGTTGCTTTCCTTACCAACGTTTATTCCACTT contains the following coding sequences:
- the LOC113712314 gene encoding nucleobase-ascorbate transporter 3 isoform X1; protein product: MGETGNHNHQPPPRQPPPGPVPPLGAARGPLYPPAEQLLQLHYCIHSNPSWHQTVLLAFQHYIVMLGTAVMIATVLVPRMGGGHGDKARVIQSMLFMSGINTLLQTLFGSRLPTVMGPSYAYFISVLLAINDFNDSNFTTEHERFTHIMRAVQGSLIVSSILNIIIGYGKAWGNLTRFFSPLVLVPVVCVVGLGLFARGFPQLGNCVEIGLPMLILLVISQQYLQHIHPKTRPILERFALLLCVGIIWAFAAILTVAGAYKNVRDQTKMSCRTDRSFLMSSAPWIKIPYPFQWGTPIFRASHVFGMMGAALVSSAESTGAFYAAARLAGATPPPSHVVSRSIGLQGIGQLLDGIFGSLVGSTVSVENVGLLGLTRVGSRRVVEISSGFMIFFSIFGKFGAFFASIPLPIFAAIYCVLYAIVAATGISFIQFANPNSMRNIYILGLSLFLGISIPQYFVMNTDMAGHGPAKTGAGWFNNILNTTFSSPPTVAIIVGTLLDNTLEAGRARDERGLPWLVPFQRRKGDSRNEEFYNYPLIINDYIPTRFL
- the LOC113712314 gene encoding nucleobase-ascorbate transporter 3 isoform X2, with the translated sequence MGETGNHNHQPPPRQPPPGPVPPLGAARGPLYPPAEQLLQLHYCIHSNPSWHQTVLLAFQHYIVMLGTAVMIATVLVPRMGGGHGDKARVIQSMLFMSGINTLLQTLFGSRLPTVMGPSYAYFISVLLAINDFNDSNFTTEHERFTHIMRAVQGSLIVSSILNIIIGYGKAWGNLTRFFSPLVLVPVVCVVGLGLFARGFPQLGNCVEIGLPMLILLVISQQYLQHIHPKTRPILERFALLLCVGIIWAFAAILTVAGAYKNVRDQTKMSCRTDRSFLMSSAPWIKIPYPFQWGTPIFRASHVFGMMGAALVSSAESTGAFYAAARLAGATPPPSHVVSRSIGLQGIGQLLDGIFGSLVGSTVSVENVGLLGLTRVGSRRVVEISSGFMIFFSIFGKFGAFFASIPLPIFAAIYCVLYAIVAATGISFIQFANPNSMRNIYILGLSLFLGISIPQYFVMNTDMAGHGPAKTGAGWMT